In Blastopirellula sp. J2-11, a single genomic region encodes these proteins:
- a CDS encoding M42 family metallopeptidase, whose amino-acid sequence MESAPLEFFKRLLDTPSPSGYEKPVQDLVRDYLKPIAESVDTDLHGNVIGAKNTGAPLRVMYAGHCDQIGMLVTQIDELGFIYAQTIGGWDPQQLIGQRMMIWTSTGPVPAVIARKPIHLLNDEERKTVVAAKDLWLDIGAKDQEEAKGLVRIGDPVTLKLGFQEMRNGLANAPKMDNTTGLWVVLEALRRADKLNCSLFSVSTVQEEIGLRGAKTSAHGINPHVGIGVDVTHATDCPTIDKRQQGEVALGKGPVIFRGPNMNPKVVERLILAADEFKIPYQLAALGKPASNDSNALQMAQAGVAAGCVAIPNRYMHSAVEVISLEDIDNAATLLARFAEMIEADADFRP is encoded by the coding sequence ATGGAATCTGCGCCGCTCGAATTCTTTAAGCGTTTGCTTGATACTCCCAGTCCCTCTGGCTACGAAAAGCCGGTTCAAGATCTGGTGCGCGACTACCTGAAACCGATCGCCGAATCGGTCGACACCGACTTGCATGGTAATGTCATCGGCGCCAAAAACACCGGAGCGCCGCTCCGCGTGATGTATGCCGGGCATTGCGATCAAATCGGCATGCTGGTGACCCAGATCGACGAATTGGGCTTTATCTACGCTCAGACGATCGGCGGTTGGGATCCGCAGCAGTTGATTGGCCAGCGAATGATGATTTGGACTTCGACCGGTCCTGTTCCGGCGGTGATCGCCCGCAAGCCGATTCACCTGCTCAACGACGAAGAGCGGAAGACGGTCGTCGCGGCCAAGGACTTGTGGCTCGACATCGGCGCCAAGGATCAGGAAGAAGCGAAAGGTCTGGTTCGCATCGGTGATCCGGTCACGCTCAAGCTCGGCTTCCAAGAGATGCGCAACGGCCTGGCGAACGCACCGAAGATGGACAACACGACCGGCTTGTGGGTCGTGCTCGAAGCGCTGCGCCGCGCCGACAAATTGAACTGCTCGCTCTTCAGCGTTTCGACCGTGCAGGAAGAGATCGGCCTGCGGGGAGCGAAAACGAGCGCTCACGGCATCAACCCGCATGTGGGGATCGGCGTCGATGTGACGCATGCGACCGACTGCCCGACGATCGATAAGCGGCAGCAAGGGGAAGTGGCTCTCGGGAAAGGTCCGGTGATCTTCCGTGGTCCAAACATGAACCCCAAGGTGGTCGAGCGCTTGATTCTGGCGGCCGACGAATTCAAGATCCCGTATCAGTTGGCGGCGCTCGGCAAGCCGGCGTCGAATGATTCCAACGCGTTGCAAATGGCGCAAGCCGGCGTCGCCGCCGGTTGCGTTGCGATCCCGAATCGTTACATGCATAGCGCCGTCGAGGTCATCTCGCTCGAGGATATCGACAACGCGGCGACGCTGCTGGCGCGCTTCGCCGAGATGATCGAAGCGGACGCCGACTTCCGACCGTAA
- a CDS encoding DUF4175 domain-containing protein, whose amino-acid sequence MDKLQQQVGAARWRLNAQQFLERLVWSLLFAYLAAAVAMAVPKIWPIGVDGDVWKWSWLAGAAIVGLLGAVVWTYIVRRNALEAALEIDLRYGLRERVSSSMTLDQDERESTFGKALVTDAVRRVERIDVREKFPIHASWQGLLPVLVAAVAFMVAIFVPDAQPDPTAGQAVASSIDQEKKIVKSTTEELKKKLEERRKEAEEKGLTDASELFKKLEEGTDKIAKKKDAGQKDTLLELNDLAKALKDKVKELGMSEMLKDKLEALKNISKGPADKIADALKDGDLKKAIEEMKNLQQKMANGELSKEEQQALGQQLKEMADKMKQMADARAKAKADLKQQIEQQKAAGNQEAAEKLQRQLDEMEMQNEQMGRMEQMAEQLGEAAEQMQNGNMQEAQQQLNQMTQQLEDLQGQMDQLEMMDEAMEQMMAAKEAMCKACQGEGMDGMGQMGQSRQPGNGMGEGQGRGDRPEEETDTGFYDSQVRADPKKGKGVIVDYVDGKNMAGKTLIEIKEAMSAGSSEDADAIVEKRLSRDHEKNAQQYFDLIRDGG is encoded by the coding sequence ATGGACAAACTGCAACAGCAAGTAGGCGCAGCGCGTTGGAGACTCAACGCACAGCAGTTTCTGGAGCGGCTCGTCTGGTCTTTGTTGTTCGCTTATTTGGCGGCGGCCGTTGCGATGGCCGTCCCCAAGATCTGGCCGATCGGCGTCGACGGCGACGTCTGGAAGTGGAGTTGGTTAGCCGGCGCCGCAATCGTCGGCCTGCTTGGCGCCGTGGTTTGGACTTATATCGTACGCCGTAATGCGCTGGAAGCTGCGCTCGAAATCGACCTTCGCTATGGTCTGCGCGAACGGGTCTCCAGTTCGATGACCCTCGATCAGGACGAACGGGAATCGACTTTTGGCAAAGCGCTGGTAACCGACGCCGTCCGTCGCGTAGAGCGAATCGATGTCCGTGAGAAATTCCCCATTCATGCTTCGTGGCAGGGATTGCTGCCGGTTCTGGTTGCCGCTGTCGCGTTTATGGTCGCGATTTTTGTGCCAGACGCGCAGCCCGATCCCACCGCCGGCCAAGCGGTCGCCAGCAGCATCGACCAGGAAAAAAAGATCGTCAAATCGACGACTGAAGAACTGAAAAAGAAGTTAGAAGAACGCCGTAAAGAAGCGGAAGAAAAAGGGCTGACCGACGCCAGCGAACTCTTCAAAAAGCTGGAAGAAGGAACCGACAAGATCGCCAAGAAAAAAGATGCCGGTCAAAAGGATACGTTGCTAGAGCTGAATGATCTGGCCAAGGCGCTCAAAGACAAAGTCAAAGAGCTTGGCATGTCCGAAATGCTGAAGGACAAGCTGGAAGCGCTCAAAAACATCTCCAAAGGTCCCGCAGACAAGATCGCCGACGCTCTGAAAGATGGCGACCTGAAAAAAGCGATCGAAGAGATGAAGAACCTGCAGCAGAAAATGGCCAACGGCGAACTCTCGAAAGAAGAGCAGCAGGCGTTGGGTCAACAGTTGAAAGAGATGGCCGACAAAATGAAGCAAATGGCCGACGCTCGAGCAAAAGCCAAAGCCGATTTGAAGCAGCAGATCGAACAACAAAAAGCGGCCGGCAATCAGGAAGCGGCCGAAAAGCTGCAACGTCAGCTCGACGAAATGGAGATGCAGAACGAGCAGATGGGACGGATGGAGCAAATGGCCGAGCAGTTGGGAGAAGCGGCCGAACAAATGCAGAACGGCAACATGCAAGAAGCCCAGCAGCAGCTTAACCAGATGACGCAACAGCTTGAAGATTTGCAGGGCCAAATGGACCAGCTGGAAATGATGGACGAAGCGATGGAACAGATGATGGCCGCCAAAGAAGCGATGTGCAAAGCCTGCCAAGGGGAAGGCATGGACGGCATGGGGCAGATGGGACAAAGCCGACAGCCTGGCAACGGCATGGGCGAAGGGCAAGGCCGCGGAGATCGCCCCGAGGAAGAAACCGACACCGGTTTCTATGACTCGCAAGTTCGCGCCGATCCGAAAAAAGGAAAAGGGGTGATCGTCGATTACGTCGACGGCAAGAATATGGCCGGCAAAACGCTGATCGAAATCAAAGAAGCGATGTCAGCTGGATCGTCCGAAGACGCCGATGCGATCGTCGAAAAGCGACTCTCGCGCGATCACGAGAAAAATGCCCAACAATACTTCGACCTGATTCGCGACGGCGGCTAA
- a CDS encoding thiol-disulfide oxidoreductase DCC family protein: MLATDKSTKRPLVPPSEAPERDVVIYDGHCRFCTAGVRWIDFLGGKRRLSYLSLHDPSVGNYAGDLTHEQLMEEMLVVEPSGKRHGGAEAFRYLTRKLPSLWIVAPLLHIPYSLPIWAFCYRQFARIRYRFGRNQCDDGSCKIHFD; this comes from the coding sequence ATGTTGGCCACCGACAAAAGTACGAAGCGACCGCTGGTTCCCCCCAGCGAGGCCCCTGAGCGGGATGTGGTGATCTACGATGGGCACTGCCGGTTTTGTACTGCAGGCGTCCGTTGGATTGACTTTTTGGGGGGTAAACGGCGGCTTTCTTACCTTTCGCTGCATGACCCAAGCGTCGGAAACTATGCCGGCGACCTGACGCATGAGCAGCTGATGGAGGAAATGTTGGTGGTCGAGCCGAGTGGAAAACGTCACGGAGGCGCCGAGGCCTTTCGGTATCTGACGCGCAAGCTCCCCTCCTTATGGATCGTTGCGCCGTTGTTGCATATTCCCTACAGCCTGCCTATTTGGGCATTTTGCTATCGTCAATTTGCACGAATCCGGTATCGATTCGGTCGGAATCAATGCGACGATGGTTCCTGCAAGATACATTTCGATTAG
- a CDS encoding L-serine ammonia-lyase, producing MISVFELFTIGIGPSSSHSVGPMRAAHRFLADLTQAGQLDNVARLQAELFGSLALTGIGHGTDKAVLVGLEGETPESVDPESIVPTAERIEASHKLNLAGRREIAFDVETDLLFHRRKSLPAHPNGLKFTAIAADGASLQETAYYSIGGGFVVSEQELAQGPPQASETFPYPFEKAADLLRISQETGMSFSSIMLENEKSLRSEAEVRDGLKKIWDAMQKCVEKGLATPGVLPGGLKIKRRAHGLSQELIKRYGGANDPLSVLDWVNAFAMAVNEENAAGGRVVTAPTNGAAGIIPAVLHYYARFCPQANEDGVIRFLLTAGAIAVLYKKNASISGAEVGCQGEVGVACSMAAAALTEVLGGTPQQVEQAAEIGMEHNLGLTCDPIGGLVQAPCIERNAMGAAKAINASRLALHGDGTHHVSLDRVINVMRRTGADMSKKYKETSRGGLAVNWTEC from the coding sequence ATGATCAGTGTCTTCGAGTTATTCACGATTGGAATCGGACCCTCCAGCTCTCACTCGGTTGGGCCGATGCGGGCCGCGCATCGGTTTTTAGCCGATCTGACCCAGGCCGGTCAGTTGGACAACGTCGCTCGTCTGCAAGCCGAACTGTTTGGATCGCTCGCGCTGACCGGCATCGGTCACGGCACCGACAAAGCGGTACTCGTCGGCTTAGAGGGAGAAACGCCGGAGTCGGTCGATCCTGAATCGATCGTACCGACCGCCGAGCGGATCGAAGCGTCGCACAAGCTGAACCTGGCCGGGAGGCGCGAGATCGCGTTCGACGTCGAAACCGATCTGCTGTTCCATCGGCGCAAATCACTGCCGGCCCATCCCAACGGGCTGAAGTTTACGGCGATTGCTGCAGACGGCGCGAGCCTGCAAGAAACCGCTTACTACTCGATCGGCGGTGGTTTTGTCGTCTCCGAGCAGGAACTGGCGCAAGGTCCGCCCCAAGCCTCGGAGACGTTTCCCTATCCGTTTGAAAAAGCGGCCGATTTGCTCCGGATCTCGCAAGAGACCGGCATGTCATTCAGTAGCATCATGCTGGAGAATGAAAAGTCGTTGCGGAGTGAAGCGGAAGTTCGCGATGGTCTAAAGAAGATCTGGGACGCAATGCAAAAGTGCGTCGAGAAAGGTCTCGCGACTCCCGGCGTTTTGCCCGGCGGGCTCAAGATCAAGCGGCGAGCGCACGGCTTGTCGCAGGAGTTGATCAAACGGTATGGCGGCGCCAATGACCCTCTGTCGGTGCTCGATTGGGTCAACGCATTTGCGATGGCCGTGAACGAAGAAAACGCCGCCGGCGGGCGCGTGGTCACAGCGCCCACCAACGGTGCGGCCGGCATTATTCCGGCGGTGCTGCATTACTATGCCCGGTTTTGTCCGCAAGCCAACGAAGATGGCGTGATTCGCTTTTTGCTGACGGCCGGCGCGATCGCGGTGCTGTACAAGAAGAACGCGTCGATTTCTGGCGCCGAGGTCGGCTGTCAGGGAGAAGTGGGCGTCGCCTGTTCGATGGCGGCCGCAGCACTGACCGAAGTATTGGGAGGAACTCCGCAACAAGTCGAGCAAGCGGCCGAGATCGGCATGGAGCACAATCTCGGTCTGACCTGTGATCCGATCGGCGGCTTGGTGCAAGCTCCCTGCATCGAACGTAATGCGATGGGCGCCGCCAAAGCGATCAACGCTTCCCGCTTGGCGCTGCACGGCGACGGCACGCATCACGTTTCGCTCGATCGCGTGATCAACGTGATGCGGCGAACCGGCGCCGACATGTCCAAGAAGTACAAAGAAACGTCCCGCGGCGGTTTGGCCGTCAACTGGACCGAGTGCTAA